One window of Chryseobacterium indologenes genomic DNA carries:
- a CDS encoding bestrophin family protein — MLLNKKISVWYFIREIKTQILFIGIFAIAIGLLDELPWFRKISLPLNIPALLGTAVSLLLAFRTSQSYERWWEARTVWGAVVNDSRTFVRLVIQFMPAGDDKTIKDFAERQIIWTYALGESLRKLPFSEKVQQYLDQHQIKGTNIPNAILDEHSKQLKEITASKGLTDFQQMQLNDIITRLCDSMGKCERLKNTVFPRSYSVLVHILIYVFAAILPFGLDDSQLLVEIAITFLVPVTFIAIEKTSIIMQDPFENGPVDTPMTSLAQTIEINIRQMIGEQNVPPKKENTSYYEM, encoded by the coding sequence ATGTTACTGAACAAAAAAATATCAGTCTGGTATTTCATCCGTGAAATAAAAACCCAAATTCTGTTCATCGGAATATTTGCCATTGCCATTGGCCTTCTGGACGAATTGCCGTGGTTTCGCAAAATATCACTGCCGTTGAATATTCCTGCATTGCTGGGAACAGCAGTATCATTGCTGCTGGCATTCCGAACCTCCCAATCTTACGAAAGATGGTGGGAAGCCAGAACAGTCTGGGGAGCCGTTGTCAACGATTCCAGAACTTTTGTGAGACTGGTTATTCAGTTTATGCCTGCCGGAGATGATAAAACCATAAAAGATTTTGCCGAAAGACAGATCATCTGGACCTATGCCCTTGGAGAATCGCTGAGAAAACTTCCATTTTCTGAAAAAGTTCAGCAATATCTGGATCAACATCAGATCAAAGGAACCAATATTCCCAATGCTATTCTGGATGAACATTCAAAACAGTTGAAAGAAATTACAGCTTCCAAAGGACTGACGGATTTCCAGCAGATGCAGCTGAACGATATTATCACAAGGCTCTGCGACAGTATGGGAAAATGTGAAAGACTGAAGAATACGGTTTTTCCACGCTCATACAGTGTTTTAGTTCATATTCTGATCTATGTTTTTGCCGCCATCCTTCCGTTTGGACTTGATGATTCACAGCTGTTGGTAGAAATTGCAATCACTTTCCTGGTTCCGGTGACATTCATTGCTATTGAAAAAACATCCATCATTATGCAGGATCCTTTTGAAAATGGCCCTGTAGATACTCCGATGACTTCTCTTGCGCAAACCATAGAGATCAATATCAGACAAATGATCGGTGAACAGAATGTTCCGCCTAAAAAAGAAAATACATCTTATTACGAAATGTAA
- a CDS encoding cation diffusion facilitator family transporter: protein MENTPKQTVSAGSRHKKSLLIVLCLSGTYLIAEVIGGIMTNSLALLADAAHMLTDVVGLLLAFIAIKIGERKADPSRTYGYYRTEILAAVVNAVVLLGISIYVLFEAYQRFQNPPEVQSKSMLIVAGIGLIVNIVGMMILRKDSEGSLNMKGAYFEVLSDMLTSVGVMIAGVIMLTTGWYYADPLISAAIGLLIFPRTWRLLKEAINVLLEGTPKDVDIHELRTSLEKTPGVKNVHDLHVWSLTSSVNAMSAHVVKETGYSQNQLLKTLTDITVNNFKISHTTFQIEEEGYEENEVHL, encoded by the coding sequence ATGGAAAATACACCAAAACAAACCGTTTCTGCAGGAAGCAGACATAAAAAAAGCTTACTGATTGTTCTGTGTCTCAGTGGGACTTATCTTATTGCTGAGGTTATTGGCGGAATCATGACCAATAGTCTTGCATTATTAGCCGATGCCGCTCATATGCTCACCGATGTGGTAGGATTATTGTTGGCATTTATAGCCATTAAAATTGGAGAAAGAAAAGCTGATCCTTCCAGAACATACGGATACTACCGTACTGAAATATTGGCAGCAGTAGTGAATGCTGTTGTTTTACTTGGAATTTCAATCTATGTTTTGTTTGAAGCATACCAGAGATTTCAGAATCCGCCGGAAGTACAAAGCAAATCAATGCTGATTGTAGCCGGAATCGGGTTGATCGTTAATATTGTCGGAATGATGATTTTGAGAAAAGACTCAGAAGGCAGCCTGAATATGAAAGGCGCTTATTTTGAAGTACTTTCAGATATGCTTACTTCAGTAGGCGTAATGATTGCCGGGGTGATTATGCTGACAACCGGATGGTATTATGCCGACCCGTTGATTTCGGCAGCAATTGGACTGCTGATCTTTCCAAGAACATGGAGACTGTTGAAAGAAGCAATCAATGTTTTACTCGAAGGAACTCCAAAAGATGTTGATATCCATGAACTTCGTACATCTCTGGAAAAAACTCCCGGGGTAAAAAATGTTCATGATCTGCATGTATGGTCGCTGACATCCAGTGTCAATGCAATGAGTGCCCATGTTGTAAAGGAAACGGGATATTCTCAGAATCAATTATTAAAAACATTAACGGATATCACTGTTAATAACTTTAAGATCAGTCATACCACTTTTCAGATAGAGGAGGAAGGCTATGAAGAAAATGAAGTACATCTGTAA
- a CDS encoding Fur family transcriptional regulator gives MKKDIEHKLIDKNTKPTSMRILVYDFLSSQEAALSLSEIENHFDNADRITIYRTLKTFEEKGIVHSIQENTTTKYKLCEDDCDEKTHKDWHLHFYCKICKQTTCKEDISFPENIQTNFRIDEIRLFAKGICENCLESLQ, from the coding sequence ATGAAAAAAGATATAGAACACAAGCTCATTGATAAAAATACCAAACCTACCAGTATGAGGATTCTGGTATATGATTTCTTAAGCTCTCAGGAAGCGGCTTTATCTCTTTCTGAAATAGAAAATCATTTTGACAATGCTGACAGAATTACCATCTACAGAACATTGAAAACCTTTGAAGAAAAAGGAATTGTTCACAGCATTCAGGAGAACACAACCACAAAATACAAACTTTGTGAAGATGATTGTGATGAAAAAACACATAAAGACTGGCATCTGCATTTCTACTGTAAAATATGCAAACAAACTACCTGTAAAGAAGATATTTCCTTCCCGGAAAATATACAGACCAATTTCAGGATTGATGAAATAAGATTGTTTGCTAAAGGAATCTGCGAAAATTGTCTCGAAAGTTTGCAATAG
- a CDS encoding heavy metal translocating P-type ATPase, whose amino-acid sequence MSIATIGAFAIGEYPEGVAVMLFYAVGEVFQSMAVTRAKGNIKALLDQRPDEVTVVENNQPKTIKAKEAKIGDIIQLKPGEKLALDGELLSDSASFNTAALTGESKPDTKNKGEAVLAGMINMNSIALVKVNTAYEDSKLSKILELVQNATAQKAPTELFIRKFAKVYTPIVVFLAIGICLLPYFFVSDYQFRDWLYRALIFLVISCPCALVISIPLGYFGGIGAASRNGILFKGSNFLDSIAEIQNVVMDKTGTMTEGVFKVQEVSMSPEFNKEEILQMVNVLESKSTHPVATAIHNYVGDINHAIPLENVEEIAGHGLKATINGKELLVGNFKLMDKFNISYDINHANIVYTVIAVAYDKKFAGYITIADSIKEDAKETVDNLHKMNVKATMLSGDKGTVVKYVADQLGIDNAFGDLLPEDKVNKVKEIKAKNQTVAFVGDGVNDAPVVALSDVGIAMGGLGSDATIETADVVIQDDKPSKIPMAIKIGKQTKKIVWQNIILAFAVKAVVLVLGAGGLATMWEAVFADVGVALLAILNAVRIQRMKF is encoded by the coding sequence ATGAGTATCGCCACTATCGGAGCTTTTGCTATCGGAGAATATCCGGAAGGCGTAGCAGTAATGCTTTTTTATGCCGTAGGAGAAGTGTTTCAGTCTATGGCGGTCACCAGAGCCAAAGGAAACATAAAAGCTTTATTGGATCAGCGTCCCGATGAGGTAACGGTGGTGGAAAATAATCAGCCTAAAACAATAAAAGCGAAAGAAGCTAAAATAGGAGATATTATTCAGTTGAAACCCGGTGAAAAACTGGCGCTGGATGGAGAATTGCTTTCAGATTCAGCATCATTCAACACGGCTGCTTTAACCGGGGAAAGTAAACCTGACACCAAAAATAAAGGCGAAGCCGTTCTTGCCGGAATGATCAATATGAACAGTATTGCTTTAGTTAAAGTAAATACAGCCTATGAAGACAGCAAACTAAGTAAAATATTAGAACTGGTGCAGAATGCCACGGCTCAGAAAGCGCCTACAGAATTGTTCATCAGAAAATTTGCGAAAGTATATACCCCTATCGTAGTATTTCTTGCCATTGGAATCTGTTTGCTGCCTTATTTCTTTGTGAGCGATTATCAGTTCAGAGACTGGCTGTACAGAGCATTGATATTCCTGGTAATTTCATGTCCTTGTGCCTTGGTAATCTCCATTCCGTTAGGATATTTCGGGGGAATTGGTGCCGCAAGCCGAAACGGGATCTTATTCAAAGGAAGTAATTTCCTGGACAGCATTGCAGAAATCCAGAATGTAGTGATGGATAAAACAGGAACAATGACTGAAGGTGTATTCAAAGTTCAGGAAGTAAGTATGAGCCCTGAATTTAATAAAGAGGAAATCCTGCAGATGGTGAATGTTCTCGAAAGTAAAAGTACCCATCCTGTCGCAACAGCTATTCACAATTATGTAGGAGATATTAATCACGCCATTCCTTTAGAAAATGTAGAAGAAATTGCCGGCCACGGATTGAAAGCAACAATTAATGGTAAAGAACTTCTGGTAGGAAACTTTAAGCTGATGGATAAATTCAACATCAGCTATGATATCAACCATGCCAACATTGTGTACACGGTGATCGCAGTAGCTTACGACAAAAAGTTCGCAGGATATATCACGATTGCAGACAGCATAAAAGAAGATGCCAAAGAAACCGTAGACAATTTGCACAAAATGAATGTAAAAGCCACCATGCTGAGCGGAGATAAAGGAACTGTAGTGAAATACGTAGCAGATCAGCTGGGAATTGACAATGCATTCGGAGACCTGCTGCCTGAAGATAAAGTAAACAAGGTTAAAGAAATCAAAGCTAAAAACCAAACTGTAGCTTTCGTAGGAGACGGAGTGAATGATGCGCCTGTAGTTGCTTTAAGTGACGTAGGAATTGCAATGGGAGGTTTAGGAAGTGATGCCACCATTGAAACAGCAGATGTAGTCATCCAGGATGATAAACCAAGCAAAATCCCAATGGCGATCAAGATCGGGAAACAAACGAAAAAGATAGTTTGGCAAAATATTATTCTTGCCTTTGCTGTAAAAGCTGTTGTTCTGGTCTTGGGAGCAGGAGGTTTGGCAACGATGTGGGAGGCCGTGTTTGCCGATGTAGGAGTGGCATTGCTGGCTATTTTAAATGCTGTAAGAATACAAAGGATGAAATTTTAA
- a CDS encoding YHS domain-containing protein, whose protein sequence is MKPPIILTALLSISLLSCAKETPQVKHASHMDSSGKNLENIQVVNEEDPICHMKTAGSIKDTAVYKNKTYGFCSVSCKGEFQKSPERYAQK, encoded by the coding sequence ATGAAACCTCCTATTATTTTGACTGCTTTGCTGTCAATCTCATTACTGTCGTGTGCCAAAGAAACCCCTCAGGTAAAGCATGCAAGCCATATGGACTCTTCCGGGAAAAACCTGGAAAACATACAGGTTGTGAATGAAGAAGATCCCATCTGCCATATGAAAACCGCCGGATCTATAAAAGATACTGCTGTATATAAAAATAAAACGTACGGTTTTTGCAGTGTCTCCTGCAAAGGTGAATTCCAAAAAAGTCCTGAAAGATATGCCCAAAAATAA
- a CDS encoding SCO family protein, whose product MPKNKKTTNKSKVIIPIAVFALLFLGIGVGMGYFKKNLYTVMKVPDFELTDQNSKKITNKDMLGKVYLVEFFFSKCPTICPVMNTNMKAIQNQINDPNFGIISISIDPENDTPEALKEHAKRIGAKYPNWHFLTGDRTYIGNLADQFNIYVGDKEDEGESLNHSGMIALVDQDGNIRCRYNKENMPILYYSGLNYDDPEGKTPMLTGKYHPDREILIEDIKKLLK is encoded by the coding sequence ATGCCCAAAAATAAGAAGACCACAAATAAAAGTAAAGTGATCATACCCATTGCGGTATTTGCATTGCTTTTCCTGGGAATCGGGGTAGGAATGGGATATTTTAAAAAGAACCTTTATACCGTGATGAAAGTTCCTGATTTTGAACTGACGGATCAGAACAGTAAAAAGATTACCAATAAAGACATGCTGGGAAAAGTATATCTCGTAGAATTTTTCTTCAGCAAATGTCCTACAATATGTCCTGTAATGAATACCAATATGAAGGCGATTCAGAATCAGATCAATGATCCCAATTTCGGTATTATCTCCATCAGTATTGATCCGGAAAATGATACCCCTGAAGCATTGAAAGAACATGCGAAAAGAATAGGGGCAAAATATCCCAATTGGCATTTCCTGACAGGAGACCGTACGTATATTGGTAATCTTGCTGATCAATTTAATATCTATGTAGGTGACAAGGAAGATGAAGGAGAAAGTCTGAACCATAGCGGTATGATTGCGCTGGTAGATCAGGACGGAAATATCCGATGCAGATACAACAAAGAAAATATGCCGATTCTGTATTATTCAGGATTGAATTATGATGATCCGGAAGGTAAAACACCAATGCTGACAGGGAAATATCACCCTGACAGAGAAATCCTGATTGAGGATATTAAAAAATTATTGAAATAG
- a CDS encoding superoxide dismutase produces the protein MKIMKIAALSAVFAAQFALAQFKQTPLPYAYNALEGNIDAQTMEIHYSKHGAAYAANLNKAIAGTPQEKETLFQILSNASKLPAAVRNNAGGHYNHELFWTVLTPQKNTQPSAKLAKAITETFGSMDAFKEKMSKAGADRFGSGWAWLAVGKDGKLFVSSTPNQDNPLMDVVEEKGTPIFGIDVWEHAYYLKYQNKRADYLTAIWNVTNWKEISRRYDEAISKK, from the coding sequence ATGAAGATTATGAAAATAGCTGCCTTAAGCGCAGTTTTCGCAGCTCAGTTTGCACTGGCTCAGTTTAAGCAGACTCCTCTGCCGTATGCTTATAATGCTCTGGAAGGGAATATTGATGCCCAGACTATGGAAATTCACTATTCAAAGCATGGTGCAGCTTATGCAGCCAATTTGAATAAAGCAATTGCAGGAACTCCACAGGAAAAAGAGACGTTGTTTCAGATTCTTTCCAATGCTTCAAAACTGCCTGCTGCAGTAAGAAATAATGCAGGAGGGCATTATAACCACGAATTATTCTGGACGGTTCTTACCCCTCAGAAAAATACACAGCCTTCTGCAAAATTGGCAAAAGCCATCACTGAAACTTTCGGAAGTATGGATGCTTTTAAAGAAAAAATGTCTAAAGCAGGAGCTGACCGTTTCGGTTCAGGATGGGCGTGGCTTGCTGTAGGAAAAGACGGGAAATTGTTTGTTTCTTCAACTCCCAACCAGGATAATCCTTTGATGGATGTTGTGGAAGAGAAAGGAACTCCTATTTTCGGAATTGATGTTTGGGAGCATGCTTATTATTTAAAATATCAGAACAAAAGAGCAGATTATCTTACCGCTATCTGGAACGTTACGAACTGGAAGGAGATCAGCAGAAGATATGACGAAGCGATAAGCAAGAAATAA
- a CDS encoding MbnP family protein: MKISQFLSLFFIAFTLFSFVSCESSRDDDPQDTTPGKLQIKFENGFNNVGDIVLNQTVQTSSQGQKHNFSALKYIISNITLIDENGNEFKYNENNPDKGAFIVDQADAVAGIIYLNLDGVPKNNYKKIKFGLGISQKAYLLGQDGQAEFWTKAKQKGLTWSWAAGYVFVKLEGKYGNDAPSKEFMNHTGNMGDVVANEQADLYREITLNLPTTARVTGQIRPSVHILADLNQFLSGDKALTLTTANDMLMGSNQHLVDVTNNLTKMFKVDHVHND, encoded by the coding sequence ATGAAAATTTCTCAATTTTTATCATTATTCTTTATTGCCTTTACTTTATTCTCTTTTGTATCCTGTGAAAGCAGCAGGGATGATGATCCGCAGGATACCACTCCCGGAAAACTTCAGATCAAATTTGAAAACGGATTTAATAATGTAGGAGATATTGTCTTAAATCAGACGGTTCAGACTTCTTCCCAAGGACAAAAGCATAATTTTTCTGCTTTAAAATATATCATCAGCAATATCACTTTGATTGATGAGAACGGAAATGAATTTAAATACAATGAAAACAATCCTGATAAAGGGGCTTTTATCGTAGATCAGGCCGATGCGGTAGCCGGAATCATCTACCTTAACCTTGATGGTGTTCCGAAAAACAATTATAAAAAAATAAAATTCGGATTGGGAATCAGCCAGAAAGCCTATTTATTAGGACAGGACGGGCAAGCTGAATTCTGGACAAAAGCCAAGCAGAAAGGATTGACATGGTCATGGGCTGCCGGTTATGTTTTTGTAAAACTGGAAGGGAAGTATGGAAATGATGCCCCTTCAAAAGAATTTATGAACCATACCGGAAATATGGGGGATGTTGTGGCTAATGAGCAGGCTGACCTATACCGTGAAATCACATTGAACCTTCCAACAACAGCAAGAGTGACAGGACAAATTCGTCCTTCTGTTCATATTCTGGCAGATCTGAACCAGTTTTTAAGCGGAGATAAGGCATTGACACTTACAACAGCCAATGATATGCTGATGGGTTCAAACCAGCATCTGGTAGACGTTACCAATAATCTTACAAAAATGTTTAAAGTAGACCACGTTCACAATGATTAA
- a CDS encoding cytochrome-c peroxidase, with protein sequence MINVFVKTILVLLVLFLSCISCSDEVIQPLEKDEAYNLQFPSYFPEMTFDQSVNPVTKNGVELGRKLFYEGRLSRNNTISCGFCHIQENAFTHHGHTVSHGVDDRIGIRNAPPIQNMAFLKRYMWDGVIHNLNEQPISPITDVNEMDSSIPEAISKIKDDQKYKKLFREAYGDETITGERILKALSQFMASLISADSKYDRFRQGKEQLTSAESQGMALFNQKCASCHSGELFTDESFRNTGMYYNTEFKDAGRYRVSLNQVDWMKFRVPSLRNVEYTAPYMHDGRFYTLEAVLNFYSDQVEDNPNLDPQLKQNGHTGIAMNSQEKQSIIAFLKTLSDKSFISNPKFAE encoded by the coding sequence ATGATTAATGTTTTTGTTAAGACGATATTGGTTCTGCTTGTATTGTTCCTTAGCTGTATATCCTGTTCCGATGAGGTGATACAGCCGTTGGAAAAAGATGAAGCCTATAATCTGCAGTTTCCTTCGTATTTCCCGGAAATGACTTTTGATCAATCCGTCAATCCGGTAACTAAAAATGGAGTAGAGCTGGGAAGAAAATTATTCTATGAAGGCAGGCTTTCCCGAAATAATACCATTTCATGCGGTTTCTGTCATATTCAGGAAAATGCATTCACCCATCACGGGCATACAGTAAGTCATGGGGTAGATGATAGAATAGGGATTCGCAATGCACCGCCCATTCAGAATATGGCTTTTCTGAAAAGATATATGTGGGACGGAGTTATTCATAACCTTAATGAGCAGCCGATCAGTCCTATTACGGATGTTAATGAAATGGACAGTTCCATACCGGAAGCAATTTCAAAGATTAAAGATGATCAGAAATACAAAAAGCTGTTCAGAGAAGCATATGGAGACGAAACCATTACCGGCGAAAGAATTTTAAAAGCATTATCACAGTTTATGGCTTCTTTAATTTCTGCAGATTCAAAATACGACAGATTCAGGCAGGGAAAGGAACAATTGACTTCAGCGGAATCTCAGGGAATGGCATTGTTTAATCAGAAATGTGCTTCTTGCCATAGTGGAGAATTATTTACCGATGAAAGCTTCAGAAATACAGGAATGTATTACAATACGGAATTCAAAGACGCCGGACGGTACAGAGTTTCTCTCAATCAGGTTGACTGGATGAAATTTCGTGTTCCAAGCTTGCGAAATGTAGAATATACAGCACCTTATATGCATGACGGAAGGTTTTACACCTTAGAGGCTGTGCTCAATTTCTATTCAGATCAGGTAGAAGATAATCCCAATCTCGATCCTCAGCTGAAACAGAATGGGCATACGGGAATTGCTATGAACAGCCAGGAAAAACAATCAATTATTGCCTTCCTGAAAACATTATCAGATAAAAGTTTTATCTCCAATCCAAAATTTGCAGAATAA
- a CDS encoding transporter: protein MKKIIAVLSFMVFSLNQANVVRDSMYITPETFSRFDFDDDCDACGCAAGNGSSGFESLLNPQFIGIKYFAQHYKAKENLFVKDLTQDQYFNTLQLWGKIPLTKKLSVYASLPFHFHEKQTMQGDIKINGIGDLNLMGIYQLMNSKDNFHHISGGLGVKIPLGKFDEKGASGVNPSFQLGTGSWDYQAALNYKFQKNKVAVLVNTDYTIKTENKKNYRFGNQWNYAATGFYQVAGNEKSIFSVKTGVQGEVYAQNKQFDEALPNTAGSALYGKLGFEASYKKLSLGSEVMLPMYTQLAGGDIEAKSRFSIFLNIGI from the coding sequence ATGAAGAAGATTATAGCAGTACTAAGTTTTATGGTATTTAGCCTGAACCAGGCCAATGTGGTTAGAGACAGCATGTATATTACACCGGAAACCTTTAGCAGATTTGATTTTGATGATGATTGTGATGCGTGCGGCTGTGCAGCAGGAAACGGATCTTCCGGTTTTGAATCTTTACTGAATCCACAGTTTATCGGAATCAAATACTTTGCACAACATTACAAAGCAAAGGAAAACTTATTTGTAAAAGACCTTACCCAGGATCAGTATTTCAATACTTTGCAGCTTTGGGGGAAAATTCCATTGACTAAAAAACTGAGTGTTTATGCAAGTCTGCCCTTCCATTTCCATGAAAAGCAAACCATGCAGGGAGATATTAAAATCAATGGAATCGGAGATCTGAACCTGATGGGAATTTACCAGCTGATGAATTCTAAAGATAATTTCCATCACATAAGTGGAGGCTTGGGAGTGAAAATTCCTTTGGGGAAATTTGATGAGAAAGGTGCATCCGGAGTCAATCCAAGTTTTCAATTGGGAACCGGAAGCTGGGATTATCAGGCGGCTTTGAATTATAAGTTTCAGAAGAATAAAGTAGCAGTCTTGGTCAATACAGACTATACGATCAAAACGGAAAATAAGAAAAATTACCGTTTCGGAAACCAGTGGAACTACGCTGCGACGGGATTTTATCAGGTTGCCGGAAACGAAAAGTCGATCTTTTCGGTAAAAACGGGAGTGCAGGGAGAAGTGTATGCACAGAATAAACAGTTTGATGAAGCCCTGCCCAATACTGCAGGAAGTGCTTTGTACGGGAAACTGGGATTTGAAGCTTCTTATAAAAAACTGAGCCTGGGAAGTGAAGTAATGCTTCCGATGTATACTCAATTGGCGGGTGGAGATATTGAAGCAAAATCCAGATTCAGTATTTTTCTGAATATTGGAATTTAA
- a CDS encoding TonB-dependent receptor plug domain-containing protein produces MTAKLITSTIYKAVFTILVITSQLLYSQKKKNDTLKEESIKAISLYKKNFKEIIPAQTIQGEALERLNSHSVADALRYFSGVQIKDYGGIGGLKTINVRSLGSQHVGVFYDGIQLGNAQNGLVDLGRYSLDDLEEISLYNGQKSEIFQPAKDFGSSGSIYLQPKTPVFKGTRKTNLVIRAKSASIDLFNPSFRLEQKISDRVSASFSAEFMQSDGIYRFRYAKKYPDGQQAYDTIAKRQDSDIKAKRFETSLNGTLNNGSWNVRGYGYISDRGMPAPIVNGRFEGRGARLSDENYFVQANLRKKLFPKFETQLKAKFAYDYTHFMDTVRSQSIMYTDNVYIQREVYLSSSNIYSITPNWDVSLSGDFQYNNLDANLDNFSYPTRYTTLVALATTYQWNRFKILGSLLGTFTFEEVKKNKRPGDSREWTPAVFMSYQPEIIPELTLRAFYKRIFRLPTFNDLYYTNIGNTYLKPEFTNQYDVGFTYQKNYNNHFFKSFYAKVDGYYNKVQDKIVAAPNGSMFRWLMMNLGLVEIIGADVNVQAEMQLGKVKLRPLLSYTYQSARDMTDPEDTFYKNQIPYTPWHSGSFALMADYKDWSFNYSAMYVGKRYDVNQDNIQYNYVQPWYTHDLSVQKKFNWADHQFKVSLEMNNIFNQYYDVVINYPMPGRNFKLILNFTL; encoded by the coding sequence ATGACGGCAAAACTAATTACTTCTACAATTTATAAAGCTGTTTTCACAATACTGGTGATCACATCTCAGCTTTTATATTCCCAAAAAAAGAAAAATGACACGCTGAAGGAAGAATCCATCAAGGCGATCAGTCTCTACAAAAAGAATTTTAAAGAGATCATTCCGGCACAAACCATCCAAGGGGAAGCACTTGAAAGACTGAACAGTCATTCTGTAGCAGATGCGCTGCGGTATTTCTCCGGAGTTCAGATTAAAGACTATGGAGGTATCGGCGGATTGAAAACCATTAATGTCCGAAGTCTAGGAAGCCAGCATGTAGGAGTTTTCTATGACGGAATTCAATTGGGAAATGCACAAAACGGCCTTGTTGACCTCGGAAGATATTCTTTGGATGATCTTGAAGAAATATCATTATACAACGGGCAGAAAAGTGAGATTTTCCAGCCGGCAAAAGATTTCGGTTCTTCCGGATCTATCTATTTACAGCCTAAAACTCCTGTGTTTAAAGGAACAAGAAAAACCAATCTTGTGATAAGAGCCAAAAGTGCTTCTATTGATCTCTTCAATCCTTCATTCCGATTGGAGCAGAAAATTTCAGACAGAGTTTCTGCCAGTTTCAGTGCAGAATTTATGCAAAGCGACGGAATTTACAGATTTCGATATGCCAAGAAATATCCTGATGGACAGCAGGCTTATGATACCATTGCAAAAAGACAGGATTCAGATATCAAAGCAAAACGTTTTGAAACTTCTTTAAATGGAACTTTGAATAACGGAAGCTGGAATGTTCGTGGCTATGGCTATATTTCAGACCGCGGAATGCCGGCACCTATTGTGAACGGTCGTTTTGAAGGAAGAGGAGCGAGACTTTCCGATGAAAATTATTTTGTACAAGCCAATCTGCGGAAAAAACTGTTCCCAAAATTTGAAACACAGCTGAAAGCAAAATTTGCCTACGATTATACTCATTTTATGGATACCGTTCGTTCGCAATCTATTATGTATACGGATAATGTCTATATTCAAAGAGAAGTTTATCTTTCTTCATCCAATATATATTCTATCACGCCCAATTGGGATGTGAGTCTGAGTGGAGATTTTCAGTACAATAATCTTGACGCCAATCTTGATAACTTTTCCTATCCTACACGTTATACAACATTAGTCGCTTTGGCAACAACCTACCAGTGGAACAGGTTTAAAATTCTGGGAAGCCTTTTGGGAACATTTACTTTCGAAGAAGTAAAAAAAAATAAAAGACCCGGAGACAGCAGAGAATGGACCCCCGCTGTATTTATGAGCTACCAGCCTGAAATAATTCCTGAGCTTACCCTCAGAGCTTTCTATAAAAGAATTTTCCGACTGCCTACTTTCAATGACCTTTATTATACCAATATCGGAAACACTTACCTGAAACCGGAATTTACCAATCAGTATGATGTAGGATTTACGTACCAGAAAAATTACAACAATCATTTCTTTAAATCTTTTTATGCTAAAGTAGATGGTTATTACAACAAAGTACAGGATAAAATTGTCGCAGCTCCTAACGGAAGTATGTTCCGCTGGTTGATGATGAACCTTGGTCTGGTTGAGATTATTGGTGCTGACGTGAATGTTCAGGCAGAAATGCAGTTGGGAAAAGTAAAACTTAGGCCATTACTTTCTTACACCTATCAAAGTGCAAGAGATATGACGGATCCTGAAGATACATTCTACAAAAATCAGATTCCATACACACCATGGCATAGCGGATCATTTGCACTGATGGCCGATTATAAAGACTGGAGCTTCAATTACAGTGCAATGTATGTAGGAAAGCGCTATGATGTGAACCAGGATAATATTCAATACAATTATGTACAGCCTTGGTATACTCATGATCTGTCTGTTCAGAAAAAATTCAACTGGGCGGATCATCAGTTTAAAGTAAGCCTTGAGATGAATAATATCTTCAATCAATATTATGATGTAGTGATCAACTATCCGATGCCGGGAAGAAATTTTAAACTTATTCTAAACTTCACCTTATGA